The genomic stretch AGGTAAGAGCCCTCGTGCTCGGCAAAGCCAACCTGACGGATATTTGGCGCGTCCAGCCAGGTGACGTCGATCACAACAAATTTGGTATCGGGATAGTCGGGCGCAACCGAGCTAAGCGGATCAGCCATGGCAAAACCCATGGTGACGATGGGGTTGGCACCGGCTTCAGCAAAACGGCGCAGGGCCTGCTCACGCTGGGCTTCGGATTGCAGTTCGATCTCGCGGAAGGTGCCGCCGGTTTCTTCGGCCCAGCGTTGGGCTCCGCCAAAGGCAGCCTCATTGAAGCTCTTGTCGAATTTGCCGCCCAGGTCAAAGATCAGCGCAGGCTCGGCCAGGGCCGCACCAGCAGAAAGGGCCAGCGTGGCTGCGGCGCCCATCAGGGATTTCATCAGCGTCATTAGGATACTCCCGGTTTTTGTTTTTCCGCGCTTTGGTCAGACATGATCCGTCAAAAGGGATCACCTTGGCCCAGCAGGGATTGTTATTAATAGGTGTGGCAATTTAGCCCTTTGGCCGGGGAGGGGGTCAACCGCTTTTTGCCCCATTGGCGCGAATTCCGTGCAGGTTGCCTAAGGTAACTCTTTTCGCATGACGATTGCATCGACGGATGCGGCGTTTTTACGGGCATAGTAGCCGCGTCGGCAGCCGCAGCGGGCGAATCCTTGTGACAGATACAGGCCAATGGCGGCGTCATTGTCTGCTGCAACCTCCAAAAAACAGGTCTGTGCGCCCCGTAACCGGGCCTGCGTTTGCCAGTCTTGCATCAGGGCGCGGGCCAGGCCTTGGCGTTGACAGGCGGGATCGGTGGCGATGGTCAACAATTCGGCCTCATCGGCGATAACCCGCACCAGGGCAAAGCTGCGGCCATCGCCGCAGGCAAAGCACAGCGGACTGTCCAGAAGAGCGGTGAACTCGTCTTGTGACCACGGGCGAGACTGGGTGAAGGCGGCGGCATGAATTTGCGCCAGAACCATTGGGGAGGGGGCGTTACCCATCTATCAATTGTGGCGGCAGATCTCGTGCCGGGGCGGCGTCTGCCGCACGCAGATACAGCGGCGCAGGGGGGGCAGGGCTGTCCAGGTAGCGCTTACCCGCCAGTTCTGCGATGCGCTGTGCCAAATCCACCGGAGAGGCCTCAGGCGCAAAGATCAGCCCGGCGCTGCGCGCGGCATCGCTGGCCTCACTTTCGGGCATCAGACGCGGCGCTTGCCCGTCAAGGCTGGCGTAAACCTGGGCGCGGGGCGCGGGAACGGCGGCCAAAGCCCCGTGTTTTTCGCGGGCGTCAAACCCATCAATCCCAACTGCTGGAACGCCAAGCCCCAGGGACAGCCCCCGGGCTGCGGCCACGGCAATCCGTATGCCGGTAAAATTCCCCGGCCCAATACCAACCCCAATGGCATCCAGATCGGACCAGGTCAGTCCTGCCTCTGCCAGGATTTCTTCGAGAAGCGGCATCAGCCGTTCTGCCTGTCCACGGCTGTGTACTTCAAACCGTTCCGCCAACAGGCGATCGCCACGCAGCAATGCGGCCGCGCAATGCGCGGCCGAGGTGTCAAAACCTAGAACCAGGGGAGAGGTATTCATTAGGTCTCCACTTTAACAGGCTCTCCCCGCCACACCCGCCGGTGTCGGGCAGCTGGCACGGCGGAGGGTGGCGGCGCCAGACGGCATCAGGTCGGGTCAGACCGCGACGGGGCGAACTTCGGTGACTTCCGGGATATAGTGGCGCAGCAGGTTTTCGATCCCCATCTTCAGAGTCAGAGTCGAAGAGGGGCAGCCAGCACAGGCCCCCTGCATATGCAGGTAGACAACTCCACGGTCAAAGCCGTGGAAGGTGATGTCGCCACCATCTTGCGCCACCGCAGGGCGTACACGGCTGTCCAGCAGATCTTTGATCTGGTCGACAATCTCACTGTTTTCACCGCTGTGTTCCGCATGGCCCGAGGCCTGTTCCTCGCCAGCACTGACGATGGGCTGACCAGATTGATAGTGTTCCATAATGGCGCCGAGAATGGCAGGCTTTATGTGGTCCCACTCGGTTGTTTCTGATTTGGTGACGGTGACAAAATCATTGCCAAAGAAAACACCAGCGACGCCAGAGACTGCAAAAATGCGGCTGGCCAGCGGCGAGCTTCCGGCCGAATCGGCACTGGGGAAATCAGCGGTCCCAGCGTCCAGAACAGTCTGCCCTGGCAGGAATTTCAGCGTTGCCGGGTTCGGTGTGGATTCAGTCTGAATGAACATCTCGGGCCTCCAAAAAGCGTCTGAGGGATATGCGCCCGAAGGGGCATCAAGTCAAGGTTTAGAATAATTCTAAATTGGATTGCCGGGCAGTGCAATCCCTTTTGCGGGTGTCTTCCGGCTCTTTGTTTCGCAGCGTTCCCTAGGCCGTCTGGCTTGGCATCTCTGCACAGCCAGCGCCAGGCTGGGAAACCCTTCGTTCTGCCTTGGCCCGGATCTTGGACCGTTTGTCACCTTCAGGTAATGGCATCCAGGCGTTCCTTGGACAGATCTCCGGGCACAATAGTGATTGGCACAGGCAGGTTGCCGGAAGATTTGCTCAGCTGGCTGACCAGCGGGCCTGGGCCCTTTCGATCATCGCCTGCGCCCAGAACCAAGACGCCAATCTCTGCATCCGCTTCGATCTGGGCCATTATCTCGGGCACGGCCTTGCCTTCGCGAATGATCAGTTCCGGATCGACCCCTTGGCGATCCCGCATCCATTTTGCAAAAACTTCAAAATGGGCATGGATACGTTCGCGGGCTTCTTCCCGCATGACTTCGCCGACGCCAATCCAATGATTAAATTCATCCGGTGGGATGACCGAAAGAATGGCGACACCGCCGCCGGTTTTTGCCGCGCGCATCGCGGCAAATCGCATTGCATTCAGACATTCACGGCTGTCGTCTAGTACAACTAGGAATTTGCGCATGTGTGGCCTCTGGTTGCTCCACCAAGGATCATGACGCAATAGTGCGCGCGCAACAATAGAAATGGCACAGTTGCAGGCCAAGCCCTGCTGTCTTGGCCTGCAAAGGGCGTGCTCCCGCCTGTTCCATGTGATCTGCGATCCCACTCACAGTTGGGCCTGGCGCCGCTGGCGCTGCGCGCTCCCTAAACGAGATCAAGGTGGCCTTTGAGGGCCATTAGTAACAGGCGGTTGATTTCGGCCGACTGATTTCGGGCAGGTTGCACCGGGGCGCAGGAGAGACAGGTTACGACTGGCTCGAGGCCCAGTCCCAATACAGCTCCCGAACGCGTTTTGTGACTGGCCCAATCTGGTATGTGCACGCGTCAAAACCGGTAACGGGGGTCACTTTGCTCATGTTGCCCGACATGAAGACCTCGTCGGCGGCTTCAAAATCCTGCACGCTCAGCACGGTTTCATGTACGGTGACCCCATCCGCACGCAGGTTGGCGATATGGCGCGCACGGGTAATTCCGGCCAAGAAAGTCCCGTTTGGGATCGGGGTAAAGACCTCTCCGTCGCGGACCATAAAGAGGTTGGCCGTTGCTGTTTCTGCCACATTGCCCATCGCGTCCAGCGCCAGGGCATTGCTGAAGCCTTTGCTGCGGGCCTCGCGCAGCATCCGCGCATTGTTGGGATACAGGCATCCGGCCTTTGCATTGACAACCGCATTCTCCATCACCGGGCGGCGAAACCGGGTGCGTGTCAGGGTTGCGCTGGCCTCTGCCGGTGCCATGGGGATTTCTTCCAGGCAGAGGGCAAATTCAGTGCTCTCTGGCGCTGGGGCAATGGTCGTCGGATCGCCGTCGGTGGCCCAATACATTGGGCGGATATAGACCGCAGATCCGGGTGCAAAGCCCTTCAGGCCTTCCAGCGCGATGTCGACCATTTCAGCGGTTTTCACCGTGGGGCGCATCATCAAGGCCTCAGCCGAGGCATTGGTGCGGGCGCAATGCAGGTCCAGATCGGGGGTCATGCCCTCAAAGAAGCGGGCGCCATCAAACACGGAAGACCCCAACCACATTGCGTGGTCTGCGGCTTTCAGCAGGGCAATATTGCCATCATGCCAGCGACCTTGAAAATAGGTGCGAATATTTGTGCCTGCAGCCATGATGTCCCCCTGCGTTTCACGTGCGGCGAATCTAGGAGGAAAAGGGTCATAGGGCCAGACCTTTTTGTTGGGCAGCCTTCGCGCTTGCTCACATTTATTCGGCAATTGCGCCAGGCTCTGAGACGCTCTTGCAGGTACCGTGCCCCAAGCGAAACCGCGCGCCGATAGGCGCGCGGGGCCCAACAGGGGCGGGGCATCTGTGATGCACCATGTCCCCTGGCGGGAGCATTTGGCTCTGCCCCTCTCGCGGCAGCCGGCGCTGCGCCAAGTGAGCTGTCCCACCTGTGAGCTGCCGCAAGTGAAGCTGCCTGTCAGGAGGGCCGTGTCAGGCCCAGTCTTGCCAGTTTGGCGCCTGCTTCTGCCTGCCAGCGGGTTTTGAGCTCGCCGTTGGGGGTGCGACGCAGGCCCAGAGCCTTCAGCTCTTCAAACTTGGCTGAGTCTTCACTGCCAAAGCTGACGGCAACACGTGGCCACCAGTAGTCAACCGAGGCCTGTAAATCGCCCTTGCCGGAATCTTCTATCAGCCGTTCCAGACCTTCCTCCGCCAATTCCGCATGGCGGGCTTCGATCGGAGCCAGAGCGCGAAACACCTCGGCCAGAGGCTGATAGGAGATCAGCGAGAATTCAGCCAGCTGTACGGCGACGGCCCGGCCCATCAACAGGTTCATCACCACTGCATCCGCCCAGCCTTCCAGCGGGTAGTTGAACACCGCCAGCCGCATGTCATGGTCCGAGCGCTGTTGGCCGATATCAGCATCGCGCCCCAGGCGCGCGGTCCAGGGGTGGTGATCTGCATAGCGTTCAGTATCGGCGCCAAATTCCCCCATGATCCGCAGCACGCGATCGGCGTTGTCGCTCTTCTCCAGCACGATTTTGGCAGCGGCAATACGGGCCTTGATGCCGGGGCCTTCGTTGATGATCTCGGCAAAACCAGCGGCACCCGCCAGTTCGCTGTCGACAAAGGTGGCCATCAGTTTCAGCAGGGCGGCGCGGTAGCGCGGTGGCACATTGGCGGGATTGCTCAACATGCCTCCCTGGGCGAGATAGCTTTTGATGCTCATGTCCTCGGTCATGAAATAGCCTTCCTTTTAAACGCGTTACTGATCGTAATCGACAACAACCCTGTCGGTCACCGGAAAGGCCTGACAGGACAGGACATAGCCTTTTTCGACCTCGTAGTCCTCAAGGGCGTGATTGGCGACCATCTCCACTTCGCCCTCGATCACCTTGCAGCGACAGGTGGAGCAGACCCCGGCCTTGCAGGCATAGGGCGCATCCATGGCGTTTTCCAAAGCGGCGTCCAGGATGGTCATGTCCTTGCCCATCTGCACCGTCTGGGTCGAGCCATCCAGGGTGATCGCTGCGGTGGCCTGATTGCCGGCACTGGCGGCATCTGCGGCGCCTTGTTTGCGTTTGGCGCGCCCGGGCTGGGCACTGGCGAACAGTTCGAATTTGATCTGCGCATCCTCCAGCCCTGCGTTGCGCAGGGCGGCAGCGATGCCCAGCATCATTGGCTCTGGTCCGCAGATAAAGGCGGTGTCTACGGATTTGATATCAATCCAGTGTTCAAACAGCTGAGCGCATTTTTCCTGGGTGACCAGACCGGTAAACAGGTCGATTTCCTGGGCGTCGGATTCCAGGATATGGATCACGTTGAAGCGGCCCATATAGATGTTTTTCAGATCTTCCAGCTCCTCGCGGAACATGATCGTGTTGACGCCTTTGTTGGCATAGACCAGCGTAAAGGTCGACTCGGGCTCTGCCTCCAGGGTGGTCTTGAGGATCGACAGCACCGGGGTGACGCCGGAACCGCCGGCAAAACCCAGATAGTTTTTTGCTGTTGCGGCATCCAGTGGGGTGAAAAAGCTGCCCATGGGGGGCATTGCATCCAGCATGTCACCGGGTTGCAGCTCGGTATTGGCCCAGGTGGAGAAGGCTCCGCCATCGACCCGTTTGATGCCCACCTGCAACATGCCATCGCCCTTGCCGGCACAGATCGAATAGCTGCGGCGCAGCTCTTCGCCATCAAAATCGCGACGGAAGGTCAGGTACTGCCCTTGGGTGAAATCAAACTCCGCAGCCGCGCCATTGACGGGCTTCAGGGAAACCACAACCGCATCGCGGATGGTTTTGCGGACATCGGTAACTTCGAGTTGGTGGAAGCGCGCCATGGAGCTCTCCTCAGATGCACTTGAAATAATCAAAGGGTTCAAGACAGTCCTGGCAGCGCCAGTGAGCCTTACAGGGGGTGGAGCCAAACTGGCTCACACGGGTGACATTCTTGCTTTGGCAATTGGGGCAGCGTTCCGGGCCGCCAGCGGCCTGCGGTGGGGCAATGCCAAATTCTTCCAGTTTTGCGCGGCCCTTTTCAGACATCCAATCGGTGGTCCAGGGCGGCGAGATCTGGGTTTTGAGCTGGATCTTATCCAGGCCGTGATCGCGCAGCGCTGTCTCAATATCCAGGTTGATGATCGCGGTGGCGGGGCAGCCGGAATAGGTGGGCGTGACCGAGACCACCAGGGTGTCCCCCTGCCATTCCACGCCGCGAATGATGCCCAGATCCACCAGGCTGATCACCGGAATTTCCGGATCGGGCACAGCGTCGAGCCATTCCCAGATCTGGTCCACGCTTGGCTGAGTAGTAACTTGGCTCATGCGGTTATCCTCTTTGGCACGCTTGCCCGGACGATAGGCTGGGTAGCCCCGGCCCTCCCCGACAAACCAGAGATGTGTCTCTGGCAAAGGGAAGGGGGTTTTCCCCCCACCCGAGGTCGGGAGCTGCCCTCAGATTATTGCTTTCAGACTTACCAGCTGGCGCCGGGATAGGCCCGTTGCAGCCATTGCATATGGGTCAACAGATGGCCTAGGTGCTCGGTATGCATGGCGCCAGTGCGGCCACCTTTGTGGGCAAAGTCGCTGTCCGGAATGGTCAGGGTGGCCTCTGTCAGAACCCGCTTGATCAGCACGTCATAATCGGCGCGCAGCGAGGCCGGATCCGGGGCGATACCAGCCTTGACCATGGCAGCATCGACCGGGTCAGAGGTGAACATCTCGCCGACATAGGGCCAAAGATAATCCAGCGCTGTCTGCATGAAATCATGGCTTTGCGCCGTGCCGTCGCCCAGGCCCACAACCGTATCGGCAGAGCGTTCCAGGTGATAGGTCACCTCTTTGCTGGTCTTGGCAGCGATCGCGGCAATGCGGTCATCCGAGGATTTCATCAGATGCCCCAACTGGATCGAATGCCAGGCGTCAAACAGGAACTGGCGCATCAGGGTGCGGCCAAAATCCTCGTTTGGGACTTCAACCAGCAGCAGGTTGCGGAAATCCCAGACATCGCGCAGAAACGCCAGATCGTCAGCGGATTTTCCCTCGCCCTGAACTTCACCGGCGAGACCCAGCCACATCTGGGTCTGACCAATCAGATCCAGCGCGGTATTTGCCAGGGCAATGTCTTCTTCCAGCACCGGCGCGTGGCCACACCATTCGCTGACCCGATGGCCAAGGATCAGGGTATTGTCGCCCATGCGCAGCAGGAACTGAAACAGGGCCTCATTATCTGTGAGAGGGGCCGCCATTACATCGCCCCCACTTCGTCGGGGATGTCAAAGAAGGTCGGATGACGATAGACCTTGCTTTCAGAAGGCTCATAGAGCGGGCCTTTGTCGCTGGGCGAGGAGGCGGCGATATGGTTGGCTTCAACCACCCAGATCGACACGCCCTCATTGCGGCGGGTGTAGACGTCGCGGGCGTTTTTGATTGCCATTTCTGCGTCCGGCGCATGCAAGGAGCCGACGTGACGGTGGCTCATGCCATGCTGACCACGGATAAAGATTTCCCAGAGGGGCCATTCGTTTTTCATGTGATTACTCCGCTGCTACGGTGCTGCATTGTGCGCTGCGCCAGCGCGTGGCTTGGGGGAGATGTGACCAGCCAAAGGCGTGATCACTGTTGCCATGGGCATCGAGATGGGCAAGCCGATCCATGGCTTCCTCAACACTGGGAGTTGTTCCGGGGTCTACCCACCACATGGCAAAATGCATGGAATCCAGCATGTTGAACCATTCGTCGCGGCGTTGGTAAAACTGCCGATGGATGGTGCCCCAGACAAATGTCTCCAGGTTTTCAACCCGGTCCCAGGTCGAAACATTCACGATGACGCGTGGGTCATTCATCACCAGCGTGTCAGTGGCATTGCCGCTGTCATCGGTATAGCGCCACTGAAACCCGTCGGAACGTTCCGCAATGCCGTTTATCTTGTCCAAAGCGTTCATGAAAGGCGCAACACGCTGATCATCAGAATCGTGTTTCAACCGGGCGATATTGATTTCAGCCAGGTGTTTCATTCTGCGGCAACCTTGGCCGCGGCTTTCTTGCGGGCATGGGCCAGCAGGCCATCCCGCACCCATTGGCCGTCTTTCCAGGCCTTGTTGCGGGCCGCCAGCCGATCAGTGTTACAGGGGCCATTGCCCTTGATCACGTCAAAGAACTCGGACCAGTCGGGGTCAGAGTAGTCATAGTGACCGCGCTCTTCGTTCCATTTGATGCCTTCGTCAGGCAGGTCGAGCCCGAGATATTCGATCTGCGGCACGGTCTGATCGACAAATTTTTGGCGCAGCTCGTCATTGGTGTTCATCTTGATCTTCCAGGCCATCGACTGGGTCGAATGCACGGAATCTGCATCCGAGGGACCAAACATCATCAGTGCCGGGAACCACAGGCGATTGACCGCATCCTGGGCCATCTTCTTTTGCGCAGGGGTGCCGGTAGCCATCTTGCGGATAGCGTCAAACCCCTGACGCGCGTGAAAGCTCTCTTCCTTGCAGACCCGGATCATGGCGCGGGAATAGGGACCAAACGAAGT from Phaeobacter sp. G2 encodes the following:
- a CDS encoding NifU family protein — protein: MFIQTESTPNPATLKFLPGQTVLDAGTADFPSADSAGSSPLASRIFAVSGVAGVFFGNDFVTVTKSETTEWDHIKPAILGAIMEHYQSGQPIVSAGEEQASGHAEHSGENSEIVDQIKDLLDSRVRPAVAQDGGDITFHGFDRGVVYLHMQGACAGCPSSTLTLKMGIENLLRHYIPEVTEVRPVAV
- the rimI gene encoding ribosomal protein S18-alanine N-acetyltransferase, translated to MGNAPSPMVLAQIHAAAFTQSRPWSQDEFTALLDSPLCFACGDGRSFALVRVIADEAELLTIATDPACQRQGLARALMQDWQTQARLRGAQTCFLEVAADNDAAIGLYLSQGFARCGCRRGYYARKNAASVDAIVMRKELP
- the paaA gene encoding 1,2-phenylacetyl-CoA epoxidase subunit A — its product is MYAQMVQSEASTDDPEKLAAFQARIDAGEKIEPKDWMPAGYRKTLIRQIGQHAHSEIVGQLPEGNWITRAPTLERKAILLAKVQDEAGHGLYLYCAAETLGVSRDELTEMLLDGRMKYSSIFNYPTLNWADMGAVGWLVDGAAIMNQVPLQRTSFGPYSRAMIRVCKEESFHARQGFDAIRKMATGTPAQKKMAQDAVNRLWFPALMMFGPSDADSVHSTQSMAWKIKMNTNDELRQKFVDQTVPQIEYLGLDLPDEGIKWNEERGHYDYSDPDWSEFFDVIKGNGPCNTDRLAARNKAWKDGQWVRDGLLAHARKKAAAKVAAE
- a CDS encoding universal stress protein, whose amino-acid sequence is MRKFLVVLDDSRECLNAMRFAAMRAAKTGGGVAILSVIPPDEFNHWIGVGEVMREEARERIHAHFEVFAKWMRDRQGVDPELIIREGKAVPEIMAQIEADAEIGVLVLGAGDDRKGPGPLVSQLSKSSGNLPVPITIVPGDLSKERLDAIT
- the paaC gene encoding phenylacetate-CoA oxygenase subunit PaaC; translated protein: MAAPLTDNEALFQFLLRMGDNTLILGHRVSEWCGHAPVLEEDIALANTALDLIGQTQMWLGLAGEVQGEGKSADDLAFLRDVWDFRNLLLVEVPNEDFGRTLMRQFLFDAWHSIQLGHLMKSSDDRIAAIAAKTSKEVTYHLERSADTVVGLGDGTAQSHDFMQTALDYLWPYVGEMFTSDPVDAAMVKAGIAPDPASLRADYDVLIKRVLTEATLTIPDSDFAHKGGRTGAMHTEHLGHLLTHMQWLQRAYPGASW
- the paaJ gene encoding phenylacetate-CoA oxygenase subunit PaaJ, encoding MSQVTTQPSVDQIWEWLDAVPDPEIPVISLVDLGIIRGVEWQGDTLVVSVTPTYSGCPATAIINLDIETALRDHGLDKIQLKTQISPPWTTDWMSEKGRAKLEEFGIAPPQAAGGPERCPNCQSKNVTRVSQFGSTPCKAHWRCQDCLEPFDYFKCI
- the tsaB gene encoding tRNA (adenosine(37)-N6)-threonylcarbamoyltransferase complex dimerization subunit type 1 TsaB encodes the protein MNTSPLVLGFDTSAAHCAAALLRGDRLLAERFEVHSRGQAERLMPLLEEILAEAGLTWSDLDAIGVGIGPGNFTGIRIAVAAARGLSLGLGVPAVGIDGFDAREKHGALAAVPAPRAQVYASLDGQAPRLMPESEASDAARSAGLIFAPEASPVDLAQRIAELAGKRYLDSPAPPAPLYLRAADAAPARDLPPQLIDG
- a CDS encoding phenylacetate-CoA oxygenase subunit PaaI codes for the protein MTEDMSIKSYLAQGGMLSNPANVPPRYRAALLKLMATFVDSELAGAAGFAEIINEGPGIKARIAAAKIVLEKSDNADRVLRIMGEFGADTERYADHHPWTARLGRDADIGQQRSDHDMRLAVFNYPLEGWADAVVMNLLMGRAVAVQLAEFSLISYQPLAEVFRALAPIEARHAELAEEGLERLIEDSGKGDLQASVDYWWPRVAVSFGSEDSAKFEELKALGLRRTPNGELKTRWQAEAGAKLARLGLTRPS
- the paaB gene encoding 1,2-phenylacetyl-CoA epoxidase subunit B, whose protein sequence is MKNEWPLWEIFIRGQHGMSHRHVGSLHAPDAEMAIKNARDVYTRRNEGVSIWVVEANHIAASSPSDKGPLYEPSESKVYRHPTFFDIPDEVGAM
- a CDS encoding branched-chain amino acid aminotransferase, which produces MAAGTNIRTYFQGRWHDGNIALLKAADHAMWLGSSVFDGARFFEGMTPDLDLHCARTNASAEALMMRPTVKTAEMVDIALEGLKGFAPGSAVYIRPMYWATDGDPTTIAPAPESTEFALCLEEIPMAPAEASATLTRTRFRRPVMENAVVNAKAGCLYPNNARMLREARSKGFSNALALDAMGNVAETATANLFMVRDGEVFTPIPNGTFLAGITRARHIANLRADGVTVHETVLSVQDFEAADEVFMSGNMSKVTPVTGFDACTYQIGPVTKRVRELYWDWASSQS
- a CDS encoding 2Fe-2S iron-sulfur cluster-binding protein — translated: MARFHQLEVTDVRKTIRDAVVVSLKPVNGAAAEFDFTQGQYLTFRRDFDGEELRRSYSICAGKGDGMLQVGIKRVDGGAFSTWANTELQPGDMLDAMPPMGSFFTPLDAATAKNYLGFAGGSGVTPVLSILKTTLEAEPESTFTLVYANKGVNTIMFREELEDLKNIYMGRFNVIHILESDAQEIDLFTGLVTQEKCAQLFEHWIDIKSVDTAFICGPEPMMLGIAAALRNAGLEDAQIKFELFASAQPGRAKRKQGAADAASAGNQATAAITLDGSTQTVQMGKDMTILDAALENAMDAPYACKAGVCSTCRCKVIEGEVEMVANHALEDYEVEKGYVLSCQAFPVTDRVVVDYDQ
- a CDS encoding DUF3291 domain-containing protein, which produces MKHLAEINIARLKHDSDDQRVAPFMNALDKINGIAERSDGFQWRYTDDSGNATDTLVMNDPRVIVNVSTWDRVENLETFVWGTIHRQFYQRRDEWFNMLDSMHFAMWWVDPGTTPSVEEAMDRLAHLDAHGNSDHAFGWSHLPQATRWRSAQCSTVAAE